A region of Catenibacterium mitsuokai DNA encodes the following proteins:
- a CDS encoding lysozyme family protein, producing the protein MANIKTRDAVKGTIKTIDKAAIAGERMKSAYAKTKDKAEQGYYSEESSATEYASDKVSYAADCIKDEGIHQFNKQGQKSVQTTKENVVKAKDKIADFKTKRAMKAAEQKQAQAASVRSGSAVRQSAANRAAVPDTPAPTIKTKRQVEKTIKQSAKSTGKTVKTAAKGTVKSAEKGVKTAHSTSKAAIKTTQASAKAAQKTAQASVKATQKAAQAAKATAKATAQATKAAVRATIAAVKAIIAGTKALISAIIAGGWVAVLIILIIVLLGCAISLFGGGGNSNSYTPVSAEVEAYEPLIQQYARQHGISEYMELIKAVMMQESGGRGNDPMQASECGYNTRYPNTPNGITDPEYSINVGIQNLAACLSDAEVENPIDMERIKLALQGYNFGNGYISWAKTNYGGYSYANAVEFSTTQAERLGWDSYGDTQYVSHVLRYYPYGRAFTGGGNQAIVEVALTQLGNEGGQPYWSWYGFDSRVEWCACFVSWCADQCGYIESGLIPKFAGCVDGSNWFKGNGQWQDRSYEPQAGDIIFFDWEGDGETDHVGLVERVENGTVYTVEGNSGDACRQNSYAIGSSVIYGYGVPAY; encoded by the coding sequence AAAGGATAAGGCGGAACAGGGCTATTATTCTGAGGAAAGCTCTGCCACCGAGTATGCTTCCGATAAGGTGTCCTATGCGGCTGACTGTATCAAGGACGAGGGCATCCATCAATTCAATAAGCAGGGTCAGAAAAGTGTGCAGACCACAAAGGAAAATGTCGTCAAGGCAAAGGATAAGATTGCGGACTTTAAGACCAAACGGGCAATGAAAGCTGCCGAGCAGAAACAGGCACAGGCGGCTTCTGTACGAAGCGGCTCTGCTGTCCGTCAAAGTGCCGCTAACCGTGCGGCTGTTCCCGACACCCCTGCCCCGACCATAAAGACAAAGCGGCAGGTGGAAAAGACGATAAAACAGTCTGCCAAAAGTACAGGAAAAACGGTCAAGACTGCCGCCAAAGGTACGGTAAAGTCAGCCGAAAAAGGTGTTAAAACGGCTCATTCCACCTCAAAGGCGGCGATTAAGACCACACAGGCTTCGGCAAAAGCGGCACAGAAAACCGCACAGGCTTCTGTTAAGGCGACACAAAAGGCAGCACAGGCAGCGAAGGCAACGGCAAAGGCTACCGCCCAAGCGACAAAGGCGGCGGTCAGAGCGACTATCGCCGCTGTCAAGGCAATCATTGCAGGCACAAAGGCTCTAATTTCTGCCATTATCGCAGGCGGTTGGGTTGCGGTTTTGATTATCCTTATCATTGTGCTGCTTGGATGTGCAATATCCTTATTCGGCGGTGGCGGCAACAGCAACTCCTATACGCCAGTCAGTGCCGAGGTGGAAGCCTATGAGCCTTTGATACAGCAGTATGCAAGGCAGCACGGCATTTCTGAATATATGGAGCTGATTAAGGCGGTGATGATGCAGGAATCTGGAGGGCGTGGGAATGACCCGATGCAGGCTTCCGAGTGCGGATATAATACCCGTTACCCGAATACGCCAAACGGCATTACTGACCCAGAGTATTCCATCAATGTAGGTATCCAGAATTTAGCCGCCTGCCTGAGTGATGCGGAAGTGGAAAACCCGATTGATATGGAGCGTATCAAACTTGCTTTGCAGGGCTACAACTTCGGAAACGGCTATATCTCGTGGGCGAAAACCAACTATGGAGGATATTCCTATGCCAATGCGGTAGAGTTTTCTACTACACAGGCAGAACGCTTAGGGTGGGACAGCTACGGCGATACGCAGTATGTTTCCCACGTCCTGCGGTACTATCCATACGGACGGGCATTTACGGGCGGCGGCAATCAAGCCATTGTGGAGGTTGCCTTAACGCAGCTCGGCAATGAGGGCGGTCAGCCTTATTGGTCGTGGTACGGTTTTGACAGCCGTGTGGAATGGTGTGCCTGCTTTGTATCTTGGTGTGCCGACCAATGTGGCTATATCGAAAGCGGGCTTATCCCGAAATTTGCAGGCTGTGTGGACGGCTCGAATTGGTTTAAGGGCAACGGGCAATGGCAAGACCGAAGCTATGAGCCGCAGGCAGGCGACATCATCTTCTTTGATTGGGAGGGCGATGGAGAAACAGACCACGTTGGACTTGTGGAGCGTGTTGAGAACGGAACAGTTTATACTGTTGAGGGTAATTCTGGCGATGCTTGTCGTCAGAACAGCTATGCTATCGGCAGCAGCGTGATTTACGGTTACGGCGTACCTGCCTATTAA
- a CDS encoding recombinase zinc beta ribbon domain-containing protein — translation MRVQEELVRRRVVKTSANGKKRSYSCNHCFSQIIICSDCGEMFRRIHWNNRGCKSIVWRCISKLEPTDLECHARTINELDLQEIVLTALNELLGDKSKYQKQLQQNIAQVIRASAAITTDGIDEKLMELQQELVKKANNKEAYDEIADQIFALREKRQQASMDTVQRDEQLQRITELQDFIKTSLPTLHYLMKHL, via the coding sequence ATGCGAGTACAAGAAGAGTTGGTACGCAGGCGAGTGGTTAAGACCAGTGCCAATGGAAAGAAACGAAGTTACAGTTGCAACCACTGCTTCTCACAGATTATCATTTGTAGCGACTGCGGTGAGATGTTCAGAAGAATTCATTGGAACAATCGCGGCTGCAAATCCATCGTATGGCGCTGCATTAGCAAGTTAGAACCTACTGACCTTGAATGCCACGCTAGAACAATCAATGAGCTTGACCTGCAGGAAATCGTCCTTACTGCCTTGAATGAGCTTCTTGGTGATAAATCCAAATACCAGAAGCAGTTACAGCAAAATATCGCGCAGGTCATCAGAGCTTCTGCAGCCATCACCACTGATGGTATTGATGAGAAGCTTATGGAACTTCAGCAGGAGCTTGTTAAAAAGGCCAATAACAAAGAAGCCTACGATGAGATTGCCGACCAGATTTTTGCACTCAGAGAAAAGCGCCAGCAGGCCTCAATGGATACGGTACAGCGCGATGAACAGCTACAGCGAATAACGGAATTGCAGGATTTCATAAAAACCAGTCTTCCGACCTTACATTATTTGATGAAGCACTTGTAA
- a CDS encoding helix-turn-helix domain-containing protein → MDYITTKEAAAKWGISDRRILQYCNDKRIDGAVKMGNTWLIPKDANKPADGRYKMNKEKQLGTKGDLLDE, encoded by the coding sequence ATGGATTACATTACCACAAAAGAAGCAGCCGCAAAATGGGGCATATCAGATAGACGGATTTTACAGTATTGTAATGATAAGCGAATTGATGGGGCAGTTAAAATGGGCAATACTTGGCTGATACCTAAAGACGCTAATAAGCCTGCTGATGGTCGATATAAAATGAATAAAGAGAAACAACTTGGAACAAAAGGAGATTTGTTAGATGAATAA
- a CDS encoding response regulator transcription factor yields MNKYKIMLVDDEPDILDLLDKALTIEGYCNITKIDNGLSAINTCKEINPDIIVLDVMLPDIDGYEVCKKIREISHCPILFLSSKNDELDKILGLAVGGDDYVTKPFSPKEIAYRVKAQLRRAEYKYNPKQDFSVRIGELMIDADGCRVMKNNKEIELTAREFEILQYLAQNVGRVISRERLYETVWGEDSFGCDNTIMVHIRHLREKLEDNPTAPQYIITMKGLGYKLVNPNEK; encoded by the coding sequence ATGAATAAATATAAAATAATGCTTGTCGATGATGAACCAGATATTTTAGATTTGCTTGATAAGGCTCTTACCATAGAGGGATATTGTAATATTACGAAAATTGATAATGGGCTGTCTGCTATAAATACTTGTAAAGAAATAAATCCAGACATTATTGTTTTAGATGTTATGCTTCCCGATATTGACGGTTATGAGGTGTGTAAGAAAATCCGTGAAATTTCGCATTGTCCAATTCTTTTTCTTTCTTCTAAAAATGACGAGTTGGATAAAATACTTGGATTGGCTGTCGGCGGTGATGATTATGTAACAAAGCCATTTAGTCCGAAAGAAATTGCATATAGGGTGAAAGCACAATTACGCCGTGCAGAATACAAGTACAATCCTAAACAAGATTTCTCTGTCAGAATAGGCGAACTGATGATTGACGCTGACGGCTGCCGAGTAATGAAAAACAATAAAGAAATCGAATTGACTGCAAGAGAATTTGAAATATTACAATATTTAGCTCAAAATGTAGGGCGGGTTATCAGCCGAGAACGCCTGTATGAAACTGTATGGGGAGAGGACAGCTTTGGTTGCGACAACACTATTATGGTGCATATCCGCCATTTGCGTGAAAAATTAGAAGATAATCCTACTGCTCCACAATACATTATTACAATGAAAGGCTTAGGATATAAGTTGGTAAATCCAAATGAAAAGTAA
- a CDS encoding ABC transporter permease, whose protein sequence is MLIKYEFLKILRKKSTLIVMVVSLLLTAFLFGLPIMRYQTYNQYGVIKGTEGIAYEKAQAEKYAVPLTEDYVTETIQDVQKLFENPDNIGTDGNEQFLIGDAYWNNIAPREKMLTLIAKAYSKPNEYVGYNSMPDLDVSNGADFYQAMESKRENILNAPSSNLSNEQKDYWRNMASNINMPLKYGYFEGWEIITTSFELLMFAILAICIVIAPVFSGEYQAGTDAVILSGKYGKTKLITAKILASLLFGTIAFVLHIIVACGLPLIAFGIDGWNLPLQAAGLSIPYPFTFLQATLINVGVIYLVQLAMIGLTLLLSAKMKSPYLVLIVLVPILFIPLFLAPNGTTGIYNLTLFLLPYRATIPELGKYISYQFGGLVLDTFSMRVIVYAALTVITLPLARLGFKKHQVA, encoded by the coding sequence ATGTTGATTAAATATGAGTTTTTAAAAATTTTGCGTAAAAAGTCAACTTTAATTGTTATGGTGGTCAGTTTACTTTTAACAGCGTTTCTTTTTGGATTACCTATTATGCGATATCAGACCTATAATCAATACGGTGTTATAAAAGGCACAGAGGGTATTGCATACGAAAAGGCACAAGCCGAGAAATATGCTGTTCCTTTGACTGAGGACTATGTAACCGAAACAATCCAGGATGTGCAGAAACTTTTTGAAAATCCAGATAATATAGGAACAGATGGAAATGAACAGTTTTTAATAGGCGATGCCTATTGGAACAACATTGCACCGAGAGAAAAAATGCTTACTTTGATTGCAAAAGCTTATAGTAAGCCCAATGAATATGTTGGCTATAATAGTATGCCAGATTTAGATGTATCAAACGGAGCAGATTTCTATCAAGCAATGGAAAGCAAGAGGGAAAACATACTCAATGCTCCATCTTCTAATTTATCCAACGAGCAAAAAGATTATTGGAGAAATATGGCAAGCAATATAAATATGCCGTTAAAATATGGCTATTTTGAAGGTTGGGAGATTATTACAACTTCTTTTGAACTTTTAATGTTTGCTATATTAGCAATCTGCATTGTGATAGCTCCCGTTTTTTCTGGCGAATATCAAGCAGGTACTGATGCTGTAATTTTGTCTGGGAAATACGGAAAAACAAAATTGATAACGGCAAAAATTTTAGCTTCTCTTTTGTTCGGAACTATTGCATTTGTACTTCACATTATTGTGGCGTGTGGATTGCCGCTAATTGCATTTGGTATAGATGGGTGGAATTTACCGTTGCAGGCAGCTGGTTTATCAATCCCATATCCGTTTACATTTCTGCAGGCGACTCTAATCAATGTAGGCGTTATTTACTTGGTACAGTTGGCAATGATTGGGCTGACGCTCCTTTTATCTGCAAAAATGAAAAGTCCTTATCTTGTTTTGATTGTACTTGTACCAATACTTTTCATTCCGTTGTTCTTGGCGCCAAATGGAACGACAGGAATATATAACCTTACTCTGTTTTTATTACCTTATCGTGCAACTATCCCCGAATTAGGTAAATATATTTCTTATCAGTTTGGAGGGTTGGTATTGGATACATTTTCTATGAGGGTAATAGTATATGCTGCATTAACAGTAATAACGCTTCCACTTGCCAGATTAGGATTTAAGAAACATCAAGTTGCATAA
- a CDS encoding winged helix-turn-helix transcriptional regulator: MIIRNLKSRPWRFNELQRDLDGISQKVLTDSLRQMIDDGLVYRNDYHENPPRVDYGLTDLGKEMMSIIDALADFGNYYKTIVD; this comes from the coding sequence TTGATCATAAGAAATTTAAAAAGTCGTCCATGGAGATTCAATGAACTTCAAAGAGATTTAGATGGAATTTCTCAAAAAGTACTAACTGATAGTCTGAGGCAGATGATAGATGATGGCCTTGTTTATAGAAATGATTATCATGAGAATCCACCAAGAGTTGATTATGGACTGACTGATCTTGGAAAAGAGATGATGTCGATTATTGATGCATTGGCAGATTTCGGAAATTATTATAAAACAATTGTTGATTAA
- a CDS encoding helix-turn-helix transcriptional regulator, whose protein sequence is MDGRDNNFGIDFAPIGQAIKKARIAQNMTREQLAGIIEYSIRHVQSIENEGQFPSIQLFIYLVRMFHISLDEFIFADEKVEKTSQRRQLDTLLDKLDDKELAIIEATANGLCKAKEPEE, encoded by the coding sequence ATGGATGGCAGAGATAACAACTTCGGTATCGACTTTGCACCGATTGGGCAGGCGATTAAAAAAGCCCGTATTGCACAAAATATGACAAGAGAGCAATTAGCAGGCATCATAGAATATTCCATCCGTCACGTTCAGTCCATTGAAAATGAGGGTCAGTTTCCGAGCATACAGCTTTTTATTTATCTTGTCCGTATGTTTCATATTTCGCTTGATGAGTTTATTTTCGCTGACGAAAAAGTAGAAAAGACTTCTCAACGCAGACAGCTCGATACGTTACTTGATAAACTTGATGATAAAGAGCTTGCAATTATTGAAGCAACCGCAAATGGTCTATGTAAGGCAAAAGAGCCAGAGGAATAA
- a CDS encoding cupin domain-containing protein gives MSNYTKTNVGNEGRTKLHEAFSLTGAEVSINSLPAGAGVPFVHSHRNNEEIYGIIAGKGTTIIDGDTVEITASDRLKIVPAAQRQFFAASD, from the coding sequence ATGTCAAACTATACAAAAACCAATGTTGGTAATGAAGGTCGTACAAAACTTCATGAAGCATTTTCTTTAACTGGTGCTGAAGTAAGTATTAATTCTCTTCCTGCTGGTGCAGGTGTTCCTTTCGTTCATTCTCATAGAAATAATGAAGAAATCTATGGAATTATTGCTGGAAAAGGAACTACTATCATTGATGGAGATACTGTCGAAATTACTGCAAGTGACAGGTTAAAAATCGTCCCTGCAGCACAACGTCAATTCTTTGCTGCAAGTGATTAA
- a CDS encoding recombinase family protein yields the protein MNREGKKCVLYPRVSTEMQVDGYSLEGQKNSLKRFADREEMEIVGVYEDAGKSGKSIEGRPAFKKMLSDIKNGLEIDYILVYKLSRFGRNAADILNSLEFVQSYGINLICIEEGIDSSQTSGKLLISVLSAVAEIERENIIEQTMNGRREKARQGGWNGGFAPYGYYLENNQLLIEETEAKAIRIIFEKFGNSDIGLGGVAKYLNLQGIKKIPRQNGKLETWSSHLIRQILDNPVYCGKIAYGRRTREKVKGTKNEYKQVHTDDYILEEGQHEGIVSEELWEKVRAKRIATGIKQPSKVGKDRSHLLTGVLKCPMCGSSMYTNKHAWTNKDGTYKEVYYYICGRNKQERGHHCDYKASLRKTDIEPLVIEAVKELVSDKYFAREIKSRIGIQTDTSNVDKEIANYESKLKEVDLNKARLEREIDNLPADARYRERKIHDMTLRLDGLYDTIVELEERIEDAKLRRSSIEMEAITLENVYKIMKNFGKLYAIMSDEEKKSVISYLIKEIQIYPNGESEMPLKSIEFNFPIYRDGKEVRKVLWERGNTVETVCLMSRKEK from the coding sequence ATGAACAGAGAGGGAAAGAAATGTGTTTTATATCCAAGAGTAAGTACAGAAATGCAGGTTGATGGATATAGCCTTGAAGGTCAGAAAAATAGTTTGAAACGATTTGCAGACAGAGAGGAAATGGAGATTGTAGGTGTATATGAGGACGCAGGAAAGTCAGGAAAATCTATTGAGGGGCGACCTGCATTTAAGAAAATGCTGTCTGATATAAAAAACGGATTAGAGATAGATTATATTTTAGTATATAAGTTGTCACGCTTCGGAAGAAATGCAGCAGACATCTTAAATTCATTGGAGTTCGTTCAGTCTTATGGCATAAACCTTATTTGTATTGAAGAAGGAATTGATTCATCACAGACAAGCGGAAAGCTTTTAATATCTGTTCTTTCTGCTGTTGCAGAAATTGAGAGAGAAAATATTATAGAGCAGACAATGAATGGACGCAGGGAAAAAGCCAGACAGGGCGGTTGGAATGGTGGCTTTGCTCCTTACGGATATTATCTTGAAAATAATCAGCTTTTAATAGAAGAAACGGAAGCGAAAGCTATTCGCATTATCTTTGAGAAGTTTGGTAATTCTGATATTGGACTTGGCGGAGTGGCGAAATATCTTAATCTTCAAGGAATTAAAAAGATACCACGCCAGAATGGGAAATTGGAAACTTGGAGCAGCCATCTTATACGGCAGATATTAGATAATCCTGTTTATTGTGGTAAAATTGCTTACGGAAGAAGAACAAGGGAGAAAGTAAAAGGAACTAAAAACGAGTATAAACAGGTTCACACCGATGATTATATTTTAGAGGAAGGACAGCACGAGGGTATTGTCAGCGAGGAATTATGGGAAAAGGTTCGTGCAAAGCGTATCGCCACGGGAATTAAGCAACCGTCAAAGGTTGGCAAAGATAGGTCGCATCTTTTGACAGGTGTATTGAAATGTCCTATGTGTGGAAGCTCAATGTATACTAACAAACACGCTTGGACAAATAAGGACGGTACATATAAGGAAGTCTATTATTATATATGTGGGAGAAATAAGCAGGAGCGAGGACATCATTGTGATTATAAGGCTTCTTTGAGAAAAACAGATATTGAGCCGCTTGTTATTGAAGCAGTCAAAGAGTTGGTAAGTGACAAGTACTTTGCCAGAGAGATAAAAAGCAGAATTGGAATACAGACAGATACAAGTAATGTTGATAAGGAAATTGCAAATTATGAAAGTAAGCTGAAGGAGGTTGATTTGAATAAAGCTCGTCTGGAACGGGAGATTGATAATCTTCCTGCTGATGCCCGTTATCGTGAGAGAAAAATCCACGATATGACATTAAGACTTGATGGGCTGTACGATACGATTGTTGAGTTGGAGGAACGAATTGAAGATGCAAAATTACGAAGAAGTTCTATTGAGATGGAAGCCATTACTCTGGAGAATGTTTACAAAATAATGAAGAATTTTGGAAAGCTCTATGCTATAATGAGTGATGAAGAAAAGAAAAGCGTTATTTCTTATCTCATAAAAGAAATTCAAATATACCCAAACGGAGAGTCGGAAATGCCGTTGAAATCAATAGAGTTCAATTTTCCGATATATCGTGACGGTAAGGAAGTAAGGAAAGTTTTGTGGGAAAGAGGTAATACCGTTGAGACGGTCTGCTTGATGTCTAGGAAAGAGAAATAA
- a CDS encoding sensor histidine kinase, with the protein MKSKRKYKLLGRTVAFIITLILMICIMAIGLFYYIFSIPEPYGISITDFPKNFTNSYTVWTTYENGKLTIEEKGLKRLDEYGLWIQFIDENGEEIFSHNKPENFPTKYTAAELLALTTSDYENGYTLFVNILDDTDKECSYIVGFPYDIGKYMLYYNGSRISRLSPAAKLLTMVGFGILMIFIFAYSVWLSRKLSKVTKGISGISHRTYTPLKENGIFSEVYQELNKMYFDIRHADKVNEDTERVRREWITNITHDLKTPLSPIKGYAELLTDSSNLTGETSKEYGEIILRNVNHTEKLINDLKMTYQLDSGAFAYSPKETQLTRFIRELVIDIVNDPAFSNRNIEFESNTDECIVLIDPDLFRRAIQNIIINALTHNPPETKVLISTRIDVQSNVHISICDNGVGISEDELPELFSRYYRGTSTKEKSEGSGLGLAIAKQIIELHGGNITVSSKRGKGTKFEISIPEQRK; encoded by the coding sequence ATGAAAAGTAAAAGAAAATATAAGTTGCTTGGCAGAACAGTAGCTTTTATTATCACATTGATTTTAATGATTTGCATAATGGCAATCGGCTTGTTTTATTACATATTCTCAATTCCTGAGCCATATGGAATCAGTATCACAGATTTTCCGAAGAATTTTACAAATAGCTATACGGTGTGGACAACCTATGAAAATGGAAAGCTAACGATAGAAGAAAAAGGTCTGAAGCGACTGGACGAATATGGTTTATGGATTCAGTTTATTGATGAAAACGGCGAAGAAATATTCTCTCATAATAAGCCAGAAAACTTTCCTACAAAATATACCGCCGCCGAGTTGCTTGCACTTACTACAAGCGATTATGAAAATGGTTATACGCTGTTTGTAAACATCCTTGATGATACAGACAAAGAATGTAGTTACATTGTTGGATTTCCGTATGATATTGGGAAATATATGCTCTATTATAACGGCTCAAGAATTTCACGGCTTTCTCCAGCGGCAAAGCTGCTTACTATGGTCGGATTCGGGATTTTAATGATTTTTATTTTTGCTTACAGTGTTTGGCTTTCACGTAAGCTGTCAAAGGTTACAAAAGGTATAAGCGGAATATCACATCGTACTTATACGCCGTTAAAAGAAAATGGCATATTCAGCGAAGTCTATCAAGAATTAAATAAAATGTATTTTGATATTCGACACGCCGATAAAGTAAATGAAGATACAGAACGGGTACGTAGAGAATGGATAACCAATATTACACACGACTTAAAAACGCCACTTTCTCCGATTAAGGGATATGCAGAGCTGCTTACGGACAGTTCCAATCTCACAGGTGAAACTTCAAAAGAATATGGAGAAATCATTTTAAGGAATGTCAATCATACAGAGAAGCTGATTAACGATTTGAAAATGACTTATCAGTTGGATTCTGGTGCATTTGCGTATAGTCCAAAAGAAACACAACTCACACGCTTCATAAGAGAGTTGGTTATTGATATAGTGAATGACCCTGCTTTCTCAAACCGCAATATTGAATTTGAAAGCAATACTGATGAATGTATTGTTTTGATTGACCCAGATTTATTCCGCCGTGCCATTCAGAATATTATCATAAACGCATTGACACACAATCCGCCCGAAACAAAAGTATTGATTTCTACTCGTATAGATGTTCAAAGCAATGTCCATATATCAATTTGTGATAACGGAGTAGGGATAAGTGAAGATGAATTACCAGAACTCTTTAGCAGATATTATAGGGGAACAAGTACGAAAGAAAAATCTGAGGGCAGCGGACTTGGACTTGCTATTGCAAAACAGATTATAGAGCTTCACGGTGGGAATATTACAGTGAGCAGTAAGCGTGGGAAAGGGACAAAGTTTGAGATTTCCATTCCAGAACAAAGAAAATAG
- a CDS encoding type II toxin-antitoxin system PemK/MazF family toxin, whose protein sequence is MDRIIKRGDIYYANLNPVIGSEQGGTRPVLIISNDTGNKHSPTVIVAAITGQIGTKKKLPTHTIVHNVNGLDKDSIILLEQIRTIDKQRLQEYLGTLDGRFLVAVDKALAISVSLEKRIDKNV, encoded by the coding sequence ATGGATAGAATCATTAAGCGTGGCGACATCTACTACGCAAATTTAAACCCCGTCATCGGCTCGGAGCAGGGCGGTACACGACCTGTACTTATCATTTCTAATGATACAGGGAATAAGCACAGCCCTACGGTCATTGTAGCGGCGATTACAGGACAGATTGGAACAAAGAAAAAACTACCGACACACACTATCGTACACAATGTCAATGGACTTGATAAAGATTCCATTATCTTATTGGAGCAAATTCGTACCATTGATAAACAACGCCTGCAAGAGTATTTAGGAACCCTTGATGGGCGTTTTCTTGTTGCTGTTGATAAAGCTCTGGCTATCAGCGTTTCGCTTGAAAAAAGAATTGATAAAAATGTGTAA
- a CDS encoding ABC transporter ATP-binding protein, whose amino-acid sequence MELQLQELNKQYGTKCAVNNVSATLTSGVYGLLGANGAGKTTLMRMICGVLKPTSGSIRLNGKSIGELGERYYTHLGYMPQDFGFYPDFTAREFMMYMAAVKGLDKRQAVSRTEDLLNMVNLKDVADKKIKSYSGGMKQRLGIAQAELNNPSILILDEPTAGLDPKERVRFRNIISDLAKEKIVVLSTHIVSDVSYIADTILMMKQGQFILQEPMTTVTDHIQGKVWELFVPERKADEYSRHFSVVNLHHENNMVRLRIVNETAPSADAYTVEPSLEDLFLYHFGEETQEQEEK is encoded by the coding sequence ATGGAATTACAGTTACAAGAATTAAATAAACAGTACGGGACAAAGTGTGCTGTAAACAATGTGAGTGCGACATTAACATCTGGGGTCTATGGACTTCTTGGAGCGAATGGTGCGGGTAAGACAACCCTTATGCGAATGATATGCGGCGTGCTAAAACCAACCTCTGGCAGTATCAGATTAAACGGAAAGTCGATTGGTGAATTAGGAGAACGATATTATACCCATTTAGGTTATATGCCGCAGGATTTCGGCTTTTATCCCGATTTTACTGCACGTGAGTTTATGATGTATATGGCTGCTGTAAAAGGTCTTGATAAACGACAAGCAGTATCCAGAACGGAAGATTTACTCAATATGGTAAATCTGAAAGATGTAGCGGACAAGAAAATTAAATCTTATTCGGGAGGTATGAAACAGCGTTTGGGCATTGCACAAGCAGAGCTAAATAATCCATCTATCCTTATTTTAGACGAGCCGACAGCAGGACTTGACCCAAAAGAGAGGGTGCGTTTTCGTAATATTATATCTGATTTAGCAAAAGAAAAAATTGTTGTATTATCTACACATATTGTATCAGATGTTTCGTATATCGCTGATACAATTTTGATGATGAAGCAGGGACAATTCATTTTGCAAGAGCCGATGACCACGGTTACAGACCACATTCAAGGAAAGGTTTGGGAACTATTTGTCCCTGAAAGAAAGGCTGATGAATATAGCAGGCATTTTTCTGTTGTCAATCTTCATCACGAAAATAATATGGTACGATTACGCATTGTAAATGAAACCGCACCATCAGCAGATGCCTATACGGTAGAGCCAAGTTTGGAGGATTTATTTTTGTATCATTTTGGCGAAGAAACACAGGAACAGGAGGAAAAATAA
- a CDS encoding RNA polymerase sigma factor codes for MAYNKAKEERKWRLWKEAEEKKLRSLGVSEDAIEQLHIHDWAVFNSDRRYYQRLQDAGTYLEEIAEQDQPIEAKTVEDLLADIENEKLYAVLIKVDKQTLQALLLKMQGYSTQEIASKLGITEKAVYRRMDRLKEKIKKFFE; via the coding sequence ATGGCTTACAACAAAGCCAAAGAAGAACGGAAATGGCGGCTCTGGAAAGAAGCCGAAGAAAAGAAACTGCGAAGTTTAGGTGTCAGCGAGGATGCTATTGAACAGCTCCATATCCATGACTGGGCGGTTTTCAATTCCGACAGGAGGTATTATCAGCGTTTGCAAGACGCAGGTACATACCTTGAGGAGATTGCAGAACAAGACCAACCGATAGAAGCAAAAACGGTTGAGGATTTACTTGCCGACATTGAAAACGAAAAGCTCTATGCCGTTTTGATTAAAGTGGACAAGCAGACTTTACAGGCGTTGTTGCTCAAAATGCAGGGCTATTCTACCCAAGAAATTGCATCGAAGCTCGGTATCACGGAAAAAGCTGTTTACAGGCGAATGGACAGGCTCAAAGAAAAAATAAAAAAGTTTTTTGAATAG